The DNA region CGCCTCGCCGATCAAAGTGTAGGTCTCGGCGTTGCAGTTCCAGTGGTAGCCCTGCGCGTTGGGCGAGGCTTCGGTCGGCCGCCAGAAGGACCTCGTCCCGACGAACGCCACGTTGCCCTTGAACTCGGGGCGCTGGGCGACGGCGGCTTGGGCCGCCATCAGCGCCAGCGCGCGGGGATGCGTCTCCTCGAGCCCGCTCATGCCGGTCTCCGCGATGACGAAAGGCAGCTTGGGGGCGCCGAGATCCTTGCGCATGTCCTGGATGAAGTGCGCCATGTTGCTCTCGTATTCGGCCGTGAACGGCTCGCTGATGCGGTCGTTCCAGCCCTGGTGCCACGCGACCCCCGACAGCACGTAGCGGCCGTCGCTGCCCGGAACCAACTCCTGGACCCTCGTAAGCGCGCTCTTCACGAGCGACACCGTCTGCCGGTAGTAGTGGCCCACGATCTCCGGGTTCTGGGCGATGGCCGCGTCGGTCTTCTCGCCGAGGGAGTACGGCACCTTGCCGGCGCTGGGCGGGCGGAAGTCCACGCCTAGGCTCTTGCCGCCCCAGGCGCACTTGATCAGCAGCACCGGCTCGTCGTACGCGTCGCCCACGACCCAACCGAAGCCGAGCTCGGGGCCGATCAGATTCTCGTTCGCGCCGTAGCCCGCGGCGAGCGGCCCCTTCCGATCGAGATAGTCGATCCACACATCGTCCCGCCTGCGCCACTGCCCGTCCGGGCCGAGGAACTTCGAGAACCGCTTCGCCGTCGCGGGGTCGTGCGCCAAGAACTCTAGGGACCCCTTGCCCTCGTTGCGCTTGGGGTCCGCGGACACGAAGCCGTGCC from Fimbriimonadaceae bacterium includes:
- a CDS encoding sialate O-acetylesterase, with amino-acid sequence MQIHAVSPRLRSFAASAVLLSAAWAAGQVAPKPVRVFILAGQSNMEGHGFVSADPKRNEGKGSLEFLAHDPATAKRFSKFLGPDGQWRRRDDVWIDYLDRKGPLAAGYGANENLIGPELGFGWVVGDAYDEPVLLIKCAWGGKSLGVDFRPPSAGKVPYSLGEKTDAAIAQNPEIVGHYYRQTVSLVKSALTRVQELVPGSDGRYVLSGVAWHQGWNDRISEPFTAEYESNMAHFIQDMRKDLGAPKLPFVIAETGMSGLEETHPRALALMAAQAAVAQRPEFKGNVAFVGTRSFWRPTEASPNAQGYHWNCNAETYTLIGEAMGETMKGLAGVGLPAGNMTGDREGASRT